The Candidatus Eisenbacteria bacterium genome contains the following window.
GTGCCTCAACGCGAATACTGCTTGAAGCGACTCTCTTCTAAGGTCCATGTAGCGATACTTGAGTCGCAATTCCTCGCTCGCCAACGCCTCATCCGACGGGAGAAACGGGGGAGGCGTCGCTTCGTTGAGAATCTTCAACTCCGCAGGGAGTATTTCGATCTCACCCGTCGGCATCTCCGGGTTCCGTGCGCTTTGAGGTCTTTCCTGCACTGCCCCCTTCACGGCAATGACGTATTCCAGCCCGATTCGCTTCGTCTTCTCCATCTGTTCGGGCGAAAGCAACTCGGGTCTAAACACGACTTGGGTCACGCCGTACCTGTCCCGCAGGCCGACAAAGATCACGCCACCAAGATCTCTCACGCTCTTCACCCATCCCATGAGAGTCTCTGTGCGACCCGCGTGCGTGGCTCTGAGTTCGCCGCACGTGACCGTTCTTTTCCAATCGCCAAGAAGCTCCATCATTGTTCGAGCCCTTTTCCCAAGTAGCCTTCAAGTTCCGCCTCGGCCACTTTCGTCTGTTCGCCACTCATCATGCTCTTGACCGTGAATACTCCGCTGCACAGTTCGTCCTCGCCTATTATTACACTGAAACGGGCGCCCAGAGAGTTTGCTGTTTTCATTTGTGACTGAAGACTTCTCTGAGCCAGGTCCAGCTCCACGCGGAGAGTTCCTCTCAACGTGGCGGCGACCGCGAAGCATTTTTCTCGCGTCTTTTCAGAGACCGAGACCACGTACACGTCCGTTCCGGCAGGCACGGGGACGTCGAGATTCTCTTTCTCGACGGCGAGCATAATCCTGTCCAGGCCCGCTGCAAAGCCCACGGCAGGCGTCGGAGATCCTCCGTAGAGCTCGATCAAACCGTCGTATCTGCCCCCGCCCCCAAGCGCGCTCTGCGCGCCGAGCATGTGGTGGTGGATTTCGAAGGCGGTCTTTGTGTAGTAGTCGAGGCCGCGCACGAGTCCGGGATCCACTTGAAAATCCAAGCCCACCGCCGCCAGCCTTTCCTTCAGCGCGTTGAAGTGATGCGAACACTCTTCGCACAAACATTCGAGTATGGATGGGACCTTCTCGACCGTTTTCTTGCAGTCGTCCACCTTGCAGTCAAGAATTCTGAGCGGATTTCTGTCGAAGCGCACTTTACAATCGTCACACAGGCCGTCAAGACTGTCTTTGAGTCGCTCCTGT
Protein-coding sequences here:
- the hisS gene encoding histidine--tRNA ligase encodes the protein MEKEEERRKFQSIRGTRDILPPESAKWLWLEEKFRGVLSRFGYSEIRTPIFEHTELFHKGTGDSTDIVLKEMYTFVDRGGRSLTLRPEGTPSVARAVIEHGLLQRSKVLKLYYFGPMFRYGRPQAGRLRQFDQVGAELVGDVSVEGDAESILLHVMLLRELGLQAFTVKVNSVGCTKCRPYYSRLIQERLKDSLDGLCDDCKVRFDRNPLRILDCKVDDCKKTVEKVPSILECLCEECSHHFNALKERLAAVGLDFQVDPGLVRGLDYYTKTAFEIHHHMLGAQSALGGGGRYDGLIELYGGSPTPAVGFAAGLDRIMLAVEKENLDVPVPAGTDVYVVSVSEKTREKCFAVAATLRGTLRVELDLAQRSLQSQMKTANSLGARFSVIIGEDELCSGVFTVKSMMSGEQTKVAEAELEGYLGKGLEQ